Within the Vibrio tasmaniensis genome, the region TTAGAAGGTGTGCTAACTCTTCAATTGGGTCGGCTGTATCTTCCTCAATATCAAAATCCAGTTTAGCGGCGAAGCGCATTGCGCGTAGCATGCGTACTGGGTCTTCGCGGTAACGCGTTTCTGGGTCGCCAATCAGGCGGATGAGCTTATCTTCTAAATCTTCTACACCACCCGCGTAATCGTGGATGCTATAGTCTGCAATGTTGTAGTACATCGCATTGATTGTGAAGTCACGACGTTCTGCATCTTCATCAACATTGCCGTACACGTTATCGCGTAGCAACATACCTTCGTCAGATTGCGCAGAAACGTTTTTCGATGGCTCTTGGTGGTGACCACGGAAAGTTGCTACTTCAATGATGTCACGACCAAACATGATATGTGCCAAGCGAAAACGTCGACCGATAAGGCGACAGTTTCTGAATAGGTGCTTGATTTGCTCTGGCGTTGCGTTGGTCGCGATATCAAAATCTTTTGGCTGAGAGCCTAATAAGATGTCGCGTACACCACCACCGACTAGAAATGCGTCAAAACCCGCACCATTCAGGCGATATAACACTTTAAGTGCATTGTCGCTGATCTGCTTGCGTGAAATATTGTGCTCTTGACGAGTATAAATATTCAGAGCTAATTCGTGGAATCCGCGTTGTTCGCTTGGGGTATTGTCGTTTGTATTCATTAGTTTATAACAAAGTAGGTATCGCCAGCTTTGTTTTTCTCTTAGTCCAAAGTGGTAGTGCAGAGTTTAATTGCGGCTAATAATAGCTTAGCGCGAGCCATTTGAGAACATCGTCTGCTTAGTCACAGGTATTTGTTACGGTATTTTTATGTATCGTTATTGCGATTTGCCGTTAGTTTCGAACTCATTGCTGTGCTCTTTTTGTAAACTATCAGGTAACTGATTGACGTTCCATTGCTGGCAGCCCCACAATAAAACTTCATCCATTGACGCCTCGCAAAGAGCATTCGGGATATTAAAACCTAAGAATCGCATCGCGTTGATCAACGTCGGTTTTGGGTTGTCGAGATCTATCGCGGTGGCATGATTTTGTTTTGACAGTTTATTCCCCAAGCCATCGGTTGCCAATGGTAAGTGCAAGTAGCTCACGTTTTTTTGCTTGAGCGTCTTATACAAACTGATTTGTCGACCTGTTGGTTCTATCAGATCTGCACCTCTAACGACTTCTGTTACCCCTTGTTCGATGTCATCAAGGACAACTGCCAAGTTATAGGCAAACAACCCATCTCTGCGTTTGATAATAAAATCTTCTTCAGCCAATACTTTGGGAATTTGAATCGTGCCGTGACGAATATCGTCAAAGGACTCGATGGGAAAGTCCATACACAAGCGCACCGCCTGTTCGCCTGAATCAACCAAACCTTTGTCGCGGCAGTGGCCACTATAAAACCCACCCAAGGACTTTATCTGTTTACGGGTACATTGACAGTAGTAGGCCTGATTGTCAGTGACCCATTGATTAATTTGAGCTTGATATAGGTCATGACGCTGGCTTTGATAAACGACTTCACCGTCCCAATACAGGTGGTAAGCCTCAAGCGTCTTAAGAATGAGGTCTGCAGCGCCGGCCATTTCTCTTGGTGGATCGAGGTCTTCCATACGAACTAACCATTGTCCTTGGTTAGACTTCGCTTGAAAGTAGCTACCAAGAGCAGCAACCAGTGAGCCAAAATGAAGAGGACCTGACGGTGATGGTGCAAAGCGTCCGATATAATTCATAAGTGAAAACCTAATCTTGATGGTACCGCAGTAGCCGATTCTTAAGACGTTTGGCGATTAGCTTATCGCTATCACAACGATATAAACCGCTTTTTAGAACAAACAAAAAAGGGAGCCAAAGCTCCCTTTCTTTACATCCGCAAGAATTAACCTTGCATCTGTTTCTCTTTGATCTCTGCAAGTGTTTTACAGTCAATACAAAGGTCAGCAGTTGGACGAGCTTCAAGGCGACGAATACCAATCTCGACACCGCAAGAGTCACAGAAGCCGAAATCGTCTTCTTCGATCTTATCTAGTGTCTTCTCAATTTTCTTGATAAGACGGCGCTCACGGTCACGGTTACGTAACTCTAGGCTGAATTCTTCTTCTTGAGAAGCTCGGTCAACAGGATCTGGGAAATTCGCTGCTTCGTCCTGCATGTGGTGCACAGTACGATCAACTTCTTCCCTGAGCTGGTTGCGCCAAGCTGCTAAAATTTTTGTAAAATGTTCCGTTTGCTCAGGTGACATGTACTCTTCACCTGTCTTTGCTTGGTACGGTTCAACACCTGCGATGGCTAGGATGCCTAGCGCTTTTTTCTTAGATTCTGGCATACAGCATCTCCTATTTACACCTAGTCAACTGCAAAGCAGCTAATTTTAAGGCGGGTATCTATAGCAGAAAGAACGAATGGTGGCAAATACTCTTGTTAAAACTTGCAATCAATGTGAATAGTTCAGCATTTTTGCTTAGCTATTGATAAATTCAACGGCTTGTTTTAGTTGTATTTGAGTACTGCTGAGCTCTGCTTTATAGCAAAGCACTTCAACTCCAGCGTCTTGTGCTTGTTTTAGTAATAACGAATATTTGGCGTCTATATGGTGTGCCGCGGACACTTTTTCAATGCCTGAATGTAAAACAGTGAATAAAAGTACGGCTCTACTTCCAGATTCGACCATTTCTGTGAGTTCTCGCAGATGTTTTTGGCCTCTGGTTGTCACTGCATCAGGGAAAAAACCTTGCCCTTCGATTGACGCTTGTTGTTTAGTTGATAGTTGCTGCTTAGTCGACATTTGTTGATCGTCGAGCAAAGTGACGCTTTTTACTTCGATATAGCAAGGCGGCTTTTCGTTATCTTCAAGCAGAATATCAATGCGACTATTCTCACTGCCATATTTCACTTCGGTTCGTAACGCGTTATAACCTAAGAGTTCAACTATAGTCCCATTTTCAATTGCTTCCACCGCTAGCTGGTTTGCCCGCGCAGTATTTACACAAATACGGTGACCTTTGTCTGTTTCTGAGATCTCCCAGCTGTTTGGGTACTTTCTTTTTGCATTGTCTGAGGTTGAGTACCACACCGTATTGCCAGGAGTCGCACATCCTGTCATCGCTCCAGTGTTAGCGCAGTGGATAGTACGCTCGCTGCCGTCTGGAAGTTGAATGTCAGTGAGAAAGCGTTTATAGCGTTTAATAAGAGTCGCTGGCTCTAATGGAGGATTGAAGTGCATATTACTTATTTAGAGAGGTAGGTTTTTATGTACAATGTTGCCAACATTACACCACAAGGTTCACCCATTGCCACAACTGCCCATAGAAGCTGTGATGCCAGATCTGCTCGCTGGCGTACAAACACACACTCAACTTATTCTAAAGGCCGCTCCCGGTGCCGGTAAGTCAACATTCTTCCCTTTACAGTTGGTTAAGACTAATGCAGTTCAAGGCAAAATCATTATGCTTGAACCAAGGCGTTTGGCTACAAGGAATATTGCTGCTTACTTAGCGAGCCAGTTAGGAGAGAAAGTGGGAGAGAGCATAGGTTTTAGGGTTCGTGGTGAATCTAAAACCAGTAGTGCGACTCGCTTGGAAATCGTGACTGAAGGGATCATGACGAGAATGATCCAAACCGACCCTGAATTGACAGGGGTTGATATGGTGATCTTTGATGAATTTCATGAACGCAGCATTCACGCAGATACTGCATTGGCGTTTAGCTTGGAGATCCAAGATGCGCTGCGTGACGATCTAAAAGTGGTGGTGATGTCGGCAACCTTAGATCAACACGCTCTGCAATCTTTGTTACCTGATGCCAAGTATGTTGAATCGCAAGGGCGAACTTTCCCTGTCGACTTCCGCTATCAGCCATTAGGCTCGAATGAATATTTAGCACCTAAGATGGCCAACGTGATTCGTTCTCTGATGGAGAAAGAATCGGGTTCACTTTTGGCTTTCTTACCGGGTGTTTCGGCGATAAAACAAGTGGAATCACAACTTGGGCAACTTGTCAGTGATATTGACGTGTGTCCGTTGTATGGCCAATTGAGCTTTGAACAGCAGCAGAGAGCGATCGCGCCATCGGTGAAAGGGCGTCGAAAAGTGGTATTGGCCACTAACATTGCCGAAACCTCTTTGACGATTGAAGGCATTCGCTTGGTTGTAGATTCAGGGTTAGAACGAGTTGCAAAGTTTGATTTGAAAACGGGCATTACCAAGCTTGAACAAGTAAAAATTTCGCAGTCTTCCGCTGAGCAAAGATCGGGTCGTGCAGGGCGAATCGAAGAGGGCTTGTGTGTTCGTTTGTACAGCGAAACACAGTTGATACAGCAACCTGCTGTGCCAGAACCTGAGATTCTTCATTCTGATTTGTCTTCGTTGGTGTCTGAATTGACACAATGGGGAGCCGCAAGTGCTGATGAATTGCAGTGGTTAGACATTCCACCGAAAGCTTCAACAGAACAAGCTAAGCAACTCTTACAAAACCTGGAACTGTTAGACGCTAATGGGCAGTTCACTTCGCTCGGTAAGCAAGCCCAGCACCTAGGCATTGAGCCGCGTATCGCTAGTATGCTGATCAAAGCTCAGCAAAACAGTCCAGCCTTGTTGAATGTCGCGATTGTCGCTGCCGCTTTACTCGAAGAGCCGGAACGCAATGTGACGGATATTCAGCACTCTTTGCATCGACTTAAGCAAAGAAAACATTCGAAAAATAGCGTGGTGATGCAGCGAGCGAAGAGTCTCGCCAGCAAACTCAAACATCACTTAGATTTGTCACAAGTTGACGAATCATTGCTACCATTAGTGCTTTGTTTTGCATTCCCAGACCGAATTGCACAAGCGAGAAGTGCGAGCAGCAGTGCTTTTCTTCTGGCGAATGGTCACGGTGCTGAAGTTCGTGATGATGATCC harbors:
- the sfsA gene encoding DNA/RNA nuclease SfsA — encoded protein: MHFNPPLEPATLIKRYKRFLTDIQLPDGSERTIHCANTGAMTGCATPGNTVWYSTSDNAKRKYPNSWEISETDKGHRICVNTARANQLAVEAIENGTIVELLGYNALRTEVKYGSENSRIDILLEDNEKPPCYIEVKSVTLLDDQQMSTKQQLSTKQQASIEGQGFFPDAVTTRGQKHLRELTEMVESGSRAVLLFTVLHSGIEKVSAAHHIDAKYSLLLKQAQDAGVEVLCYKAELSSTQIQLKQAVEFINS
- the pcnB gene encoding polynucleotide adenylyltransferase PcnB; translation: MNTNDNTPSEQRGFHELALNIYTRQEHNISRKQISDNALKVLYRLNGAGFDAFLVGGGVRDILLGSQPKDFDIATNATPEQIKHLFRNCRLIGRRFRLAHIMFGRDIIEVATFRGHHQEPSKNVSAQSDEGMLLRDNVYGNVDEDAERRDFTINAMYYNIADYSIHDYAGGVEDLEDKLIRLIGDPETRYREDPVRMLRAMRFAAKLDFDIEEDTADPIEELAHLLKDIPAARLYEESLKLLQSGHGLETYHLMREYNLFQQMFPSVAEHFTEGYDSHTEQMLDLVLDSTDLRIEDGKRVNPAFMFAAMLWYPMNKLADKLVAEQGMAHYDAIMEASNIILDRQVKSIAIPRRHTATIREVWQLQLRLPRRNGKRAVRLMELNKFRAGYDFLEMRGEIEGGETKELAKWWERYQTAGRNMRQAMANDVAAPSKSGHRRRKTYRNKKSKQSE
- the dksA gene encoding RNA polymerase-binding protein DksA, producing the protein MPESKKKALGILAIAGVEPYQAKTGEEYMSPEQTEHFTKILAAWRNQLREEVDRTVHHMQDEAANFPDPVDRASQEEEFSLELRNRDRERRLIKKIEKTLDKIEEDDFGFCDSCGVEIGIRRLEARPTADLCIDCKTLAEIKEKQMQG
- the gluQRS gene encoding tRNA glutamyl-Q(34) synthetase GluQRS — translated: MNYIGRFAPSPSGPLHFGSLVAALGSYFQAKSNQGQWLVRMEDLDPPREMAGAADLILKTLEAYHLYWDGEVVYQSQRHDLYQAQINQWVTDNQAYYCQCTRKQIKSLGGFYSGHCRDKGLVDSGEQAVRLCMDFPIESFDDIRHGTIQIPKVLAEEDFIIKRRDGLFAYNLAVVLDDIEQGVTEVVRGADLIEPTGRQISLYKTLKQKNVSYLHLPLATDGLGNKLSKQNHATAIDLDNPKPTLINAMRFLGFNIPNALCEASMDEVLLWGCQQWNVNQLPDSLQKEHSNEFETNGKSQ
- the hrpB gene encoding ATP-dependent helicase HrpB, whose amino-acid sequence is MPDLLAGVQTHTQLILKAAPGAGKSTFFPLQLVKTNAVQGKIIMLEPRRLATRNIAAYLASQLGEKVGESIGFRVRGESKTSSATRLEIVTEGIMTRMIQTDPELTGVDMVIFDEFHERSIHADTALAFSLEIQDALRDDLKVVVMSATLDQHALQSLLPDAKYVESQGRTFPVDFRYQPLGSNEYLAPKMANVIRSLMEKESGSLLAFLPGVSAIKQVESQLGQLVSDIDVCPLYGQLSFEQQQRAIAPSVKGRRKVVLATNIAETSLTIEGIRLVVDSGLERVAKFDLKTGITKLEQVKISQSSAEQRSGRAGRIEEGLCVRLYSETQLIQQPAVPEPEILHSDLSSLVSELTQWGAASADELQWLDIPPKASTEQAKQLLQNLELLDANGQFTSLGKQAQHLGIEPRIASMLIKAQQNSPALLNVAIVAAALLEEPERNVTDIQHSLHRLKQRKHSKNSVVMQRAKSLASKLKHHLDLSQVDESLLPLVLCFAFPDRIAQARSASSSAFLLANGHGAEVRDDDPLANNDYIVVIDLMRSTGRASQVFLATAVDIAQLEVEFPKLFACSDYADWDEKRGRLVAEQRVSLGKLIISTKALPEPDANQASQALLNYIARCGLERLHWTSSAKQLVERVRCAQLWMPEHDWPAMDDASLIEHLDEWLSPYLNGIKSAKGLSNVSIEQALSAYLGWPLNQEIDQWLPTNYLMPTGSKKSIRYQYQSEPMISVRMQEVFGEQDSPLIAQGRKKVVLELLSPAQRPLQITQDLAGFWAGAYKEVQKEMKGRYPKHPWPDDPANHVATTKTKRQLNR